A stretch of the bacterium genome encodes the following:
- a CDS encoding type II toxin-antitoxin system RelE/ParE family toxin, which produces MAGYEVFIKPSALKELESVGSRKLRRNLAEHIHALADNPRPQGCRKLTGADQYRIRRGAYRIVYSIEDQRRTVLVVKIGHRKDVYR; this is translated from the coding sequence GTGGCAGGCTATGAAGTCTTCATCAAGCCGTCGGCGCTGAAGGAATTGGAGTCGGTCGGCAGTAGGAAGCTCCGACGGAACCTGGCTGAACACATTCATGCCCTTGCTGACAACCCCAGGCCTCAGGGATGTAGGAAACTGACCGGAGCCGACCAGTATCGAATCCGACGTGGAGCGTACCGTATCGTCTACTCGATTGAGGACCAACGCCGGACAGTGCTTGTGGTGAAGATTGGTCATCGGAAGGACGTCTACCGGTAG
- a CDS encoding class I SAM-dependent methyltransferase codes for MRNDSSDVHDFEEWSRSYEQSRMQNLYFDRVHRAALALVSQPDGEHMPGSVLDVGCGTGRLLRKAREGWPAASLTGVDPTQGMIDVARRLMPEATFHTASAESLPLPDASVEVVITTMSFHHWKDRAAGVREIARVLRPGGRFCLADATLPAWLARLTHHMEGNSFATWRALVESAGLSVAAQKRTFLGHVLVMLSAKP; via the coding sequence ATGCGGAACGATAGCAGCGACGTGCACGATTTCGAAGAGTGGTCGCGCAGTTACGAGCAGTCGCGGATGCAGAACCTGTACTTCGACCGTGTGCATCGCGCCGCGCTGGCCCTGGTGTCGCAACCGGATGGTGAGCACATGCCCGGCAGCGTTCTCGATGTCGGCTGCGGCACGGGACGGTTGCTGCGCAAAGCCCGCGAGGGCTGGCCTGCCGCCAGCTTGACCGGCGTTGACCCCACTCAAGGCATGATAGACGTGGCCCGCCGACTGATGCCCGAGGCGACGTTTCACACCGCCTCGGCCGAGTCACTGCCGCTGCCGGATGCGTCGGTGGAAGTGGTAATAACCACCATGTCGTTCCATCACTGGAAGGACCGGGCCGCGGGCGTGCGCGAGATTGCTCGCGTTCTGCGTCCGGGCGGCCGATTCTGCCTGGCCGATGCCACCCTGCCGGCGTGGTTGGCCCGACTCACCCACCACATGGAGGGAAACAGCTTTGCGACGTGGCGGGCACTTGTCGAATCGGCCGGGCTCTCGGTCGCGGCCCAGAAGCGTACATTTCTCGGGCACGTGCTGGTGATGCTGAGCGCGAAACCATGA
- a CDS encoding ribbon-helix-helix domain-containing protein, whose amino-acid sequence MRTALRRATVYFNPAVHRALRLRAAETDQSVSELINEAVSSSLVEDAEDIAAFAERAHEPNIPFADAVKELKRRGRL is encoded by the coding sequence ATGAGAACTGCTTTACGAAGGGCCACGGTATACTTCAACCCCGCCGTGCACCGTGCGCTGCGCCTGAGGGCTGCCGAGACAGACCAGTCCGTCTCTGAACTCATCAATGAGGCAGTCAGCTCGAGTCTTGTGGAGGACGCCGAGGACATCGCTGCGTTCGCGGAGCGCGCGCACGAACCGAACATCCCGTTTGCAGACGCCGTCAAGGAACTGAAGCGTCGTGGCAGGCTATGA